One genomic window of Muntiacus reevesi chromosome 4, mMunRee1.1, whole genome shotgun sequence includes the following:
- the RHO gene encoding rhodopsin, protein MNGTEGPNFYVPFSNKTGVVRSPFEAPQYYLAEPWQFSMLAAYMFLLIVLGFPINFLTLYVTVQHKKLRTPLNYILLNLAVADLFMVFGGFTTTLYTSLHGYFIFGPTGCNLEGFFATLGGEIALWSLVVLAIERYVVVCKPMSNFRFGENHAIMGVAFTWVMALACAAPPLVGWSRYIPEGMQCSCGIDYYTLKPEVNNESFVIYMFVVHFTIPLTVIFFCYGQLVFTVKEAAAQQQESATTQKAEKEVTRMVIIMVIAFLICWLPYAGVAFYIFTHQGSDFGPILMTLPAFFAKSAAVYNPVIYIMMNKQFRNCMVTTLCCGKNPLGDDEASTTVSKTETSQVAPA, encoded by the exons ATGAACGGCACGGAGGGCCCAAACTTCTACGTGCCTTTCTCCAACAAAACGGGCGTAGTGCGCAGCCCCTTTGAGGCCCCGCAGTACTACCTGGCCGAGCCGTGGCAGTTCTCCATGCTGGCCGCCTACATGTTcctgctgatcgtgctcggcttcCCCATCAACTTCCTCACGCTCTACGTCACGGTCCAGCACAAGAAGCTGCGCACGCCCCTCAACTACATCCTGCTGAACCTGGCCGTGGCCGACCTCTTCATGGTCTTCGGGGGCTTCACCACGACCCTCTACACCTCTCTGCACGGATACTTCATCTTTGGGCCCACGGGCTGCAACCTGGAGGGCTTCTTTGCCACCCTGGGCG GTGAAATCGCCCTGTGGTCCTTGGTGGTCCTGGCCATCGAGCGGTACGTGGTGGTGTGCAAGCCCATGAGCAACTTCCGCTTCGGGGAGAACCACGCCATCATGGGTGTCGCCTTCACCTGGGTCATGGCTCTGGCCTGCGCCGCGCCCCCCCTCGTCGGCTGGTCCAG GTACATTCCGGAGGGCATGCAGTGCTCATGTGGGATCGACTACTACACGCTCAAGCCGGAGGTCAACAACGAGTCGTTCGTCATCTACATGTTCGTGGTCCACTTCACCATCCCCCTGACTGTCATATTCTTCTGCTACGGGCAGCTGGTGTTCACCGTCAAGGAG GCGGCTGCCCAGCAGCAGGAGTCAGCCACCACTCAGAAGGCCGAGAAGGAGGTCACCCGCATGGTTATCATCATGGTTATCGCTTTCCTGATCTGCTGGCTGCCCTACGCCGGGGTGGCGTTCTACATCTTCACCCATCAGGGCTCTGACTTCGGCCCCATCCTCATGACCCTCCCGGCTTTTTTTGCCAAGTCTGCCGCAGTCTACAACCCCGTCATCTACATCATGATGAACAAGCAG TTCCGGAACTGCATGGTCACCACCCTCTGCTGTGGCAAGAACCCGCTGGGTGACGACGAGGCCTCCACCACCGTCTCCAAGACAGAGACCAGCCAGGTGGCGCCTGCCTAA